From the genome of Pirellulales bacterium:
CTGCCCAACGCCTGACGTTGCAGTCGTACGTGGAAAATCTGCTGCTAGCGAAGCTGCCTCGCCCACCTTCCCGGCTATCTCTGGATGAATTAGAGCGGCTACTCGATGAAGAAGCGACCGACGGCGCGTCTCCCAATGGCTCATTCCCCCGCGTTGAGCTTTACCGCGACCACGACTGATGCCTTGTCTGGTTGACACGGGCATTCTGTTGCGAGCTTTTGACGTTTCCTCGTCCGAATATCGTCCCATTCGGCAGGCATTCCGTACCTTATGGGCACGCGAGGAGCGGCTTGTTGTGGCATTGCAAAATCTGGCTGAGTTTTGGAATGTTTCAACCCGGCCCGTCGACAAAAACGGTTATGGATTATTGGTCGAACGGGCAGCCAACCGGCTGACAACGATTGAACGCATCTGCGACGTCGTGACGGAGGACGACGAATCGCACGACATTTGGAAGGGCTTGGTAGTCACGTATTCCGTATCTGGCGTCGCCGTCCATGACGCCCGTCTCGTGTCCATTATGCTTGCCCATCGTATCTCGACCATTCTGACTTTTAATGGACAGGATTTCCGCCGCTATAAAGGCATATCCGCCGCCGAGCCGAGCGGCGTATGATTCCATCGGGCTGATCTGCCCCTAAAAACCTAACGAGCCGACCGAAATCTCTCGACCTCCCTCAGAAATCTCTTCGCCACACGATTGTCTTCGAGCATGTAACCGGTAGTGCTGGCCGGGTCACGAAATACCCGCCCCTTTAGTGCGTCCGCGTCGATCTGGATGATACCCCATTCTTGTCCGACGTTTGTATTTCCGAGGAGTTGATCGCCTGCCCATTGGCGCGCTGATTCAAGAGTGAGACTCACGTAAATGTGGCCCGTACAGTCCCGTCGATCAGACGTACTTCGTCCCGCCGCATGTCCTGTCAGTAGGTCGTTCTCAAATATGCCATCGAGGTTCTCAACGGGCGTCGTATGATAATAAGTGCTCTGCGAAGTCACAAAGACCAAAGGCGCCACAACGATCCGACCCTCGAACACTTGGGCAATCCAACCCCTGTCGCGAAGCCATACTTGCTTTTCCGACGTCAATTCGTTCTGGCCCATATGGAAGGAGACCCCGAGATACTCCTTTGATTCCCACAGCGGGTACGTTTCAGCCTTCCCCCAATGCCAGTCGTTCCAGGCGTTAGACATTTCGCTCAAGATTTGATGGACCTTCGCAAGTCCCGCTCTCGCTTCTGGCGAAAACACCGCATATTCCCCCGCACCATGTTGAAAGCGTCGATCGTTCAGTCAACGCCACAGATGGGTATTACCTGCAACGATTTTACCGAACCGCGTCGCCTTGTGCCGGAGGTTGTTTGGATATAGGGCCGAGGTGCTATCGCGTGGCTATATAACCGATTGACTTGTCAGAAGAAACCAATGTACCAAAATGGGCTGTGCAAGAAACTTTGCAAGGCCACAGAAGCCGTGCGTGGAATCTGTCACATTGCGAGACACGACGAGCCTTACCTATGATCGGACAGCGCACGCCTGGTGCATTGCCGATCGTTGTTCTCTGCCTTTTCGCTTGCGCGGCGTAACGTTACGCGCTACAGTAGAGGATGATTGTCAGTTGGTGTCATTAGGGACTGAAGCTGCTATACGTCGACCGTGATCGCAGCAAGATCAGGCCGGACCTCATCGACAAGGTGGAGCGCATTCTCAGCTTCTTGCATGTCGCCGAGGAACCAAATGACGTCGACCTGCCAGGCTTTCATCTGCATACGTTGCGGGGCGATTCGAACGGATTCTGGCGCATCACGGTCTCACGGAACCATCGGATTGTTTTCCGTTTCTGCGGGAAGCACGTGCATGATGTCAATTTCGTTGATTACCACTAGGGAGATAGATCTATATGAAGGGACCAGTCCACCCGGGAACGATCGTCAAGCACGACTGCATTGACGAGCTTGGATTGAGCGTGACGAAGGCCGCGGCGGTTCTAGGTGTGGCTCGCCCAACTCTGTCGCGAGTCATCAACGGGCGAGCAGCCGTGTCGCCGGAAATGGCTATTCGCCTATCCAAGGCCTTCGGCAGCCGCCCGGAAGCGTGGCTCAAGCTGCAGTTGGCCTACGATCTTGCGCAGGCCAATGAGCTTGCCGGGACGATTTAGGTTAGGCGGTACTCCACTGCTCGACGATCGTGCGCGTCCCAGTTAAGAGGGGTTGCACCAATACATTTGTCTCAGCCCCCGGTAGCACACCTCCGGTCCCTGTATCTGCGGCTTGGGTGGTGCCGTTCTTTATGGATATCAAAGACGGCAGAGCATAGGGGTCGCAAGACGCCATGGCGAGATTATTCAGTACCTGCTGGTACTGAATCTCGGTCAGTGTCGTGGCTTGATGGGCGGTACTGCGCCGTAGTTGCATGTGAGT
Proteins encoded in this window:
- a CDS encoding type II toxin-antitoxin system VapC family toxin, which codes for MPCLVDTGILLRAFDVSSSEYRPIRQAFRTLWAREERLVVALQNLAEFWNVSTRPVDKNGYGLLVERAANRLTTIERICDVVTEDDESHDIWKGLVVTYSVSGVAVHDARLVSIMLAHRISTILTFNGQDFRRYKGISAAEPSGV
- a CDS encoding HigA family addiction module antitoxin; translation: MKGPVHPGTIVKHDCIDELGLSVTKAAAVLGVARPTLSRVINGRAAVSPEMAIRLSKAFGSRPEAWLKLQLAYDLAQANELAGTI